One genomic window of Biomphalaria glabrata chromosome 9, xgBioGlab47.1, whole genome shotgun sequence includes the following:
- the LOC106079669 gene encoding ATPase inhibitor B, mitochondrial-like, with protein MFHILRRVTPCVLKVKPAKWISGHALPRDTLIPPRTNYSGKAGDGEGKGGGGGGAIRSAGGAFGKRQVTQEEKYFYDEEQKQIKEMKTKLTEMYRKQLSERESKISSLKRDLKNVQDTSSRHNMEEEIRVLEQEVKTLQKKIAEQD; from the exons ATGTTTCACATTCTGAGACGAGTGACACCGTGTGTCCTGAAGGTGAAGCCTGCCAAGTGGATATCGGGCCATGCTTTACCCCGAGACACGCTCATTCCACCAAGGACCAACTACTCTGGCAAAGCTGGGGATGGTGAAGGCAAAGGAGGCGGCGGTGGTGGTGCTATCAGAAGTGCTGGAGGAGCATTTGGGAAAAGACag GTTACCCAAGAGGAGAAATATTTTTACGATGAAGAGCAGAAACAGATCAAAGAAATGAAAACGAAGCTGACGGAGATGTATCGCAAGCAATTAAGTGAACGCGAATCTAAGATCAGCAGCTTGAAACGGGATTTAAAGAATGTCCA GGATACTAGCAGCAGGCACAACATGGAAGAAGAGATTAGAGTCTTGGAACAGGAAGTGAAGACCCTTCAAAAGAAGATAGCTGAACAAGACTAG